In Bactrocera oleae isolate idBacOlea1 chromosome 5, idBacOlea1, whole genome shotgun sequence, a genomic segment contains:
- the iav gene encoding uncharacterized protein iav, producing the protein MKFFLKKCLRKKPEEMKPGAILDAVISQSSPTANKCLLYKLADYKRGGDLIDALNTGGLVAVEQLIREQFGIFMYNDGKGQVINRAEFLRWKYRDHTEVTIPIEASLSRHDPLGKWEDHKACWQMQFRGALGESLLHVLIICDSKIHTKLARVLIRVFPNLAQDVMEGEEYLGASALHLAIAYSNNELVADLIEAGADINQRAIGSFFLPRDQQRRNPAKSTDYEGLAYLGEYPLAWAACCANESVYNLLLDCGADPDAQDSFGNMILHMVVVCDKLDMFGYALRHPKTPAKNGIANHSGLTPLTLSCKLGRAEVFREMLELSAREFWRYSNITCSGYPLNALDTLLPDGRTNWNSALFIILNGTKEEHLDMLDGGIIQRLLEEKWKTFAQNQFLKRLLILLVHLLCLSVSVYMRPAHVADDDEDEVATSGITSKDAKTLELAEETEDEEYDVQTIVRYGAEFCTIVGVLSYVIFQQGDEIKNQGLPAFLKQLTHAPAKAIFLVSNLMILACIPFRLMGDTDTEEAILIFAVPGSWFLLMFFAGAIRLTGPFVTMIYSMITGDMFTFGIIYCIVLCGFSQAFYFLYKGHPQIQSTMFNTFPSTWMALFQTTLGDYNYPDLNNTTYPNLSKTVFVIFMIFVPILLLNMLIAMMGNTYAQVIERSEKEWMKQWAKIVVTLERAVPQADAKNYLEAYSIPLGPIDDSGYEVRGVMVIKSKAKTRAKQRKGAVSNWKRVGRVTLSALKKRGMTGEQMRRLMWGRASISSPIKITKKKLKDPYNLNPQSDLTNAMDMLSFANDPASSSGLQLRTSLTDTRADGKTTTQQQQQNQQPAPDPLRDLIFLADRRPEVHDPQYFVGLQQLANKALDLVEQTMGMHPIPTPATNALLLSAAAATTTAGAVTIQTAGTVGATTSITTTAATTSAAAAAVAAPTDDLVTPLSSNLTTLFQDPKDVVDPEKLEEFLKMLADIETEESDGGGRPILGKLSLSRRTKSALSKAQIKKESIGGSPLKLIPSVWSHNLPQPEEEPEFNFVAALAEEHTLTIEQEAEVETETGNERDDSEDCPTVEEVHATMKQFHLRKRQYQQDDAARRAKSARIKRKNRISPEQSHDADDGKSTHPRGASAPGRKQPVNERLSPPDPLEPWSTRELQNINKILARK; encoded by the exons atgaaattctttttgaaaaaatgtctacGCAAAAAACCCGAAGAGATGAAACCAGGCGCCATACTGGACGCCGTCATTTCACAATCTTCGCCAACGGCCAACAAATGTCTGCTCTACAAGCTTGCAGACTACAAGCGTGGCGGTGACCTCATTGATGCACTCAACACTGGCGGCCTGGTCGCCGTGGAGCAGCTAATACGCGAACAGTTCGGCATCTTCATGTACAATGATGGCAAAGGACAGGTGATCAATCGCGCCGAATTTCTGCGCTGGAAATATCGTGATCACACAGAGGTAACCATACCGATTGAGGCGTCACTCTCGCGACACGATCCACTCGGCAAGTGGGAGGATCATAAAGCTTGCTGGCAAATGCAGTTTCGTGGTGCACTCGGTGAGAGTCTACTACATGTGCTTATCATATGCGATTCAAAGATACATACGAAGTTGGCGCGTGTACTGATACGCGTCTTTCCAAATCTCGCACAAGATGTGATGGAAGGTGAAGAGTATTTGGGCGCTAGTGCATTACATTTGGCGATTGCTTATAGCAATAATGAGCTCGTGGCCGATCTCATTGAAGCAGGCGCGGACATAAATCAACGTGCAATCGGTAGTTTCTTTTTACCACGCGATCAGCAGCGTCGCAATCCAGCCAAGTCGACGGACTACGAAGGTCTCGCTTACTTAGGTGAGTATCCGCTAGCTTGGGCTGCTTGTTGCGCTAATGAGAGCGTATATAATTTGTTGCTGGATTGCGGTGCTGATCCGGATGCGCAAGATTCGTTTGGAAATATGATACTACATATGGTAGTTGTGTGCGATAAGTTG GATATGTTCGGTTATGCGCTGCGTCACCCGAAAACACCAGCCAAGAATGGTATTGCTAATCACAGTGGACTGACACCACTGACCCTTTCGTGCAAATTGGGCCGCGCAGAGGTCTTCCGCGAGATGTTGGAGCTTTCGGCACGTGAGTTCTGGCGTTACAGCAATATCACCTGCTCGGGTTATCCGCTAAATGCTTTGGATACATTGCTACCAGACGGACGCACGA ACTGGAACTCAGCGCTTTTTATCATCTTGAACGGCACCAAAGAGGAACATTTGGATATGTTGGATGGCGGTATCATACAACGTTTGCTGGAGGAGAAATGGAAAACATTTGCTCAGAATCAATTCTTAAAGCGTCTGCTCATTCTGCTTGTTCACTTGCTTTGTCTCTCCGTTTCGGTTTATATGCGGCCTGCGCATGTGGCTGACGACGATGAAGATGAGGTAGCTACAAGTGGCATCACTTCGAAAGACGCAAAAACGCTTGAGCTCGCAGAGGAGACGGAAGACGAAGAGTACGATGTGCAGACTATTGTGCGTTATGGCGCGGAGTTTTGTACGATTGTAGGCGTCCTGAGTTATGTCATCTTTCAGCAGGGTGATGAGATAAAAAATCAAGGACTACCAGCGTTTCTGAAACAATTA ACTCATGCACCGGCCAAGGCTATATTTCTTGTTTCTAATCTGATGATTCTCGCTTGCATACCTTTTCGTTTAATGGGCGATACAGACACCGAGGAAGCCATACTTATTTTTGCTGTACCGGGCAGCTggtttttattaatgttttttgcaGG TGCTATTCGTCTGACGGGTCCTTTTGTAACCATGATCTACTCTATGATAACCGGTGATATGTTCACATTCGGCATTATATACTGCATTGTCTTGTGTGGCTTTTCTCAAGCTTTTTATTTTCTCTACAAAGGGCATCCGCAGATTCAATCGACTATGTTCAACACCTTCCCGAGTACATGGATGGCATTGTTTCAGACAACACTTGGTGATTATAAT TATCCCGATTTGAATAACACAACGTATCCGAACTTATCGAAGACAGTGTTTGTGATCTTCATGATTTTTGTGCCCATACTTTTATTGAATATGTTGATCGCTATGATGGGCAATACGTACGCACAAGTGATTGAGCGTTCCGAGAAAGAGTGGATGAAGcag TGGGCCAAAATAGTAGTCACTTTGGAACGTGCTGTGCCACAAGCTGATGCGAAAAATTATCTGGAAGCCTATTCTATACCACTTGGGCCTATAGATGATTCCGGTTATGAGGTACGCGGTGTTATGGTTATCAAGAGTAAAGCGAAGACCAGAGCCAAGCAACGCAAAGGCGCTGTGTCGAATTGGAAA CGTGTTGGACGCGTAACACTGAGTGCACTAAAAAAGCGCGGTATGACAGGTGAGCAAATGCGACGACTGATGTGGGGACGCGCTTCTATTTCCAGTCCGATTAAAATTACCAAAAAGAAGCTTAAGGATCCCTATAATTTAAATCCACAAAGTGATCTTACCAACGCTATGGATATGTTGTCTTTTGCTAACGATCCAGCCTCGAGCTCCGGTTTGCAACTACGCACTTCTCTCACTGATACGCGTGCAGATGGTAAAACcaccacacaacaacaacagcagaatcAACAGCCTGCACCCGATCCCCTACGAGATTTGATCTTTCTCGCTGATCGGCGACCTGAAGTACATGATCCACAATACTTTGTAGGTCTACAACAGTTGGCCAATAAAGCTTTGGATTTGGTGGAGCAGACAATGGGTATGCATCCGATACCGACTCCAGCCACCAATGCATTGCTCTTGTCAGCAGCAGCCGCTACAACTACCGCAGGCGCTGTAACGATACAAACAGCAGGCACGGTTGGTGCAACCACAtcgataacaacaacagcagcaaccactagtgccgcagcagcagcagtagctGCGCCAACCGACGACTTGGTTACGCCGCTCAGCTCAAACTTAACTACACTCTTCCAGGATCCAAAAGATGTTGTTGATCCAGAAAAGTTAGAGGAGTTCCTGAAAATGCTGGCCGACATCGAGACAGAGGAGAGTGATGGTGGTGGCAGACCAATTTTGGGTAAATTGTCGCTTTCGCGTCGGACAAAGAGCGCCTTGTCGAAAGCTCAAATTAAAAAGGAATCGATTGGCGGCAGTCCACTCAAGCTCATACCATCAGTGTGGTCGCATAATTTACCACAGCCCGAAGAAGAACCG GAATTTAATTTTGTAGCCGCACTGGCCGAGGAGCATACATTAACCATCGAACAGGAAGCCGAGGTGGAAACGGAAACCGGCAATGAGCGTGACGACAGCGAAGACTGCCCAACCGTTGAGGAGGTGCATGCGACAATGAAGCAATTTCACCTGCGTAAGCGACAATACCAGCAGGATGATGCAGCACGACGCGCAAAAAGCGCACGCATCAAGCGTAAAAATAG AATTTCGCCCGAGCAGTCCCATGACGCGGACGACGGCAAATCAACACACCCACGAGGTGCCTCAGCGCCAGGCCGTAAGCAACCGGTGAACGAACGCTTATCACCGCCAGATCCGCTAGAGCCATGGAGTACGCGCGAATTGCAAAACATCAACAAAATATTAGCGCGAAAGTGA